In the Caenorhabditis elegans chromosome X genome, one interval contains:
- the ttr-59 gene encoding Transthyretin-like family protein (Confirmed by transcript evidence), with product MLSSTSIVLFFATISCCSALLFGLIGSEQSVAVTGKLTCNGEPAAHVRVKLYEKETTLDVLLDEGTTDENGEFKLQGHKVEVSTIDPKLNIYHKCNYKGICYQKSSLTIPDNFVTEGEVPQKTFNVGIINLANKFSGDSTDCLN from the exons atgcTATCTTCAACCTCTATCGTATTGTTTTTTGCTACCATCTCTTGCTGTAGCGCTCTTCTTTTTGGCCTCATAGGGTCTGAACAG TCTGTTGCGGTCACCGGAAAATTAACATGCAATGGAGAGCCAGCAGCGCACGTCCGTGTGAAGTTGTACGAAAAGGAAACAA ctcttgATGTGCTATTAGATGAAGGAACAACTGATGAAAATGGTGAATTCAAGCTGCAGGGACACAAGGTGGAAGTCAGTACCATTGATCCAAAGTTGAATATCTACCACAAGTGCAACTACAAAGGA ATTTGTTATCAAAAATCTTCTCTCACTATTCCGGACAATTTTGTTACTGAAGGAGAGGTTCcacaaaaaacattcaatgTAGGAATCATCAATCTTGCCAACAAGTTTAGCGGTGACTCAACGGATTGTCTTaactaa
- the ttr-59 gene encoding Transthyretin-like family protein (Confirmed by transcript evidence) gives MLSSTSIVLFFATISCCSALLFGLIGSEQLLMCY, from the exons atgcTATCTTCAACCTCTATCGTATTGTTTTTTGCTACCATCTCTTGCTGTAGCGCTCTTCTTTTTGGCCTCATAGGGTCTGAACAG ctcttgATGTGCTATTAG
- the ttr-30 gene encoding TransThyretin-Related family domain (Confirmed by transcript evidence): MSSVYSCLILLTFIVASFCISIEIGNLQSVSVNGTLLCNDKPAKNIKVKLYEEEAILDVLLDERFTKDDGTFEMAGSKSEVTTIDPKLNIYHKCNYDGICVRKISILIPTEYITNGEKPARTFNVGELNLASKFSGQSTDCFN; the protein is encoded by the exons atgtcATCCGTATACTCATGCCTTATTCTTCTAACTTTCATTGTTGCTTCATTTtgtatttcaattgaaatagGAAATCTTCAATCGGTTTCTGTGAACGGAACACTTTTGTGTAACGACAAACCagcaaaaaacataaaagtgAAGCTGTACGAAGAGGAAGCTA TTCTTGACGTCCTGCTCGACGAACGATTCACCAAAGACGATGGAACTTTTGAAATGGCGGGATCGAAGTCCGAAGTCACCACAATTGAtccaaaattgaacatttatcACAAGTGTAACTATGATGGA ATATGCGttcgtaaaatttcaattcttatTCCAACAGAGTATATCACCAATGGAGAAAAACCTGCTCGCACATTCAATGTTGGAGAGCTCAATCTGGCATCCAAATTCAGCGGACAATCAACTGATTGCTTCAATTGA